GTGTTAATGTTTATTTGCTATTCTTCTGATATTTTTGATGAGAAAACCGAATTCTGGTGCTCCGATTTACACGTGGTAGTAAACTGAAAGTGAAACTTCAAGAAAATGTCATCTAAATGTTTTTCTGAGGAGGATTTCTCTTGTCCAGTTTGCTGTGATATTTTTACAAATCCTGTTGTGTTGTCTTGCAGTCACAGTATCTGTAAAGACTGTATTGAGAGATTCTGGGAAAGTAAAGGATCTAAAGACTGTCCAGTTTGCAGAAGAAGATCAACAGGGGATCCTCCattaaatttgattttgaaGAACCTGTGTGAGACTTTCCTACAGGAGAGAAGTCAGTTATCTTCACCAGTTTGCCATCTTCACAATGAGAAACTCAAACTCTTCTGTGTGGATGATCAACAGccaatggccctcatttatcaaaagtgcgtacaccaaatttccagcgtacaccttgcgtacacccaaaaccacggtgactttgagatttatggacgttggcgtacggcacgctcaaatcctacgccagctctggaggtggtgtacgcacattttgagttagttcagaaatgcgcaaaaacttcctaacaccacaaaacgtactgacaaactaaaatatatgatatattatgacccactgtaaaaaacatagtaattataaacttcagtgtttatttttatgcaacaatgttcaatgtttaatttgtgagactttaccaaagcatttgatttgtatgcatatgtattccttcagttgagagcatgtgcgctttacctgatgtttcagagcgagcatgtgaacggagcttagtgggagcggagcgttgagcggtgcggtaatattaccatcaaagcgcctttCCGAAAATTCCGCTCCCTCAGCACCGCTtgttgaacccagaacgccctttgataatttgctagttcgagaatttgtaaaaacgtctagcaataagttatggaattcaagccttatacataaatgtaaagtaaaaatcaaagttaagattgagcaggaagaaaaaattgaaagggactgcggagagactgtaaagagttagcaaatattcttcctggaatctgaagcggcacattgcaagaaagcacaaggatgtgctacgaaaacatggtaatgcatcaaaaggtaagctagttacgtaccattcgatgataaataaatacagatgaggtaaggtaaaatgcttgtgttgaatggagccgtaaatccgatcatgatgacatgcggacaaaattatggccacgaataattttttatgctatggacacttctttttcttatttagtctaaagtatggccataaatttagaatttgttcccaatattcaacagtttgttccttggaattaattattataatatttggaatatttcgtaattactattacaattattattacttcaaattatgaattagcttagctaaaacatgtggatgtcgtggaaacaaattgttaatttgaattatatccggagctccgtatcaaactggatctaaggtacagctaacaaacaactaaatacagaacaacacactacaaaagttactacatcattttaaaatattatataaaaaaattaactgaaccattaagcagacatagaatttagatgtaggcaacagtaaataataataatgataaataattattcttctaaatatcaattaataataaaaataataataagaatattacaaattgtcatccaattattaatgtgtctttaatcccactctttaaactgccaaataaaacaattttgtttcttttcacttccccggattctcttctttgccgtctttcgtgtgtcaatggcgtaaaatgagggcgtgggggaggcggagacttgaatttatatgggcttgttattctaatgacgctcgttttcggccgcggcatttatgaagggcagatattgcgtacacctgaatatcaacggtacgcacagtttcataaatcaggcggtgagaggagtgtaagcataatcttacgccaacatatacgcccgtttctacgcaagaatgataaatgagggccattgtgtgtggtgtgtcgagactccaggggcctcatttatcaacagtgcgtagaaaatgttctatatttgtacctacgaatgaaatttagaatgtgtctaagtacaaaaaaatcgggatttatcaaacgtgcgcacgtggttcgtacgcacatcagtaagtaatccttgatgataaatcccacttgttcttaagcaccatgctcgtgcacgttcatagtcatttgcattccgagacgcctccaatgaaccatatatggtgacaacacctcccgttatatgtcacgtggttgtgctttttccctcatcgcaataatgACAAAGAGAGCGTAAAAGAGGAattttacagacacagaaattgagttactgCTGGATGAGGTTAAATCCTAATAACACATCCTGTTTGGTTTACTTAGTGcgggaggaatgactaacaaaagaaaacaaatctacATGGGAACATGTTACCATTGAGTTTAATTCCGTTGAATATGAGGAGAGAACACTtccagaaataaaaaagtgggttgacattaaattatcagcaaaaaacgcgtcacagcacaccgacgtgaaaCGAGTGCAACTGGAGGAGGACAGACAACTTTCCACCTTGGACAACAGCATATAACCAGCATCATTGGCACGATCATTGAAAACGCGCTACCGGCGGAATGGATTatttgccaagtcttccaataaCACAAGATAAGCCATTGCACTGTGTCAAACATTTGTCGGAGACTTCATTAATACAAATCACATGTAGAGCTTTCACAGATACATATACATATCACAAATAAATCATTATACTTATTTGCTGTTACAATACTGAcattaatcatttttaacacctgCTTGTGGATAATAAATAGACACTTCTTTACTCACTGGAACAGGGTCCTATGTAGTATCGCTGttctaccactagatgctgtgcgtacgcatactcagaggtgtgcgtatatttacacacatttctacgtataagtgcaatttgataaattccacactttgcgtaaaactgttcctacgcacactttacgcacacttctgtgcGTACGaacgcttgataaatgaggccccagaacTCATAACAACCACAATGCTGTCCCGTCAGTGAAGCTGCCATTGATAATAAGGTCTGATAAATAATAACATCAATAACTGATAGACATCTTCACACtgacaaataaataacaattatgattttggtTTCAATAAATACACATATTATTATTCTTTATGGTATCCTCTGTGTAAACTATTAAAAAGTTGTTGAATCTTTTTATGAACCTTTTTGATGTCTTTCAGGAGAAACtcaaaactgcattaaaacatttaaaagtgaaACTGAGAATATTTGAGACGTTTAAACAGAATTTGGATCAAACTGCAGAACATATAAAGGTTTGAATGAAACACAATGTGAATCAAGGTTGTACAACACAACTATTTTGTTAATTTATATATTGATACAAATCAGATTCAGTCATGATATGTTTCTGTCTGAAATGTGTTTTGTATCAGATTCAGGCTGGACGCGCAGAGAAGCAGATTCAGGAAGAGTTTGAGAAACTTCACCAACTTCTACATGATGAAGAATCAGTCAGATTAACAGCACTGAGACAGGAAGATGAGCAGAAGAGTCAGATGATGAAGGAGAAGATTGAGAAGATGAGCAGTGAGATTTCATCTCTTTCACACAAAATTAGAGTCATAGAGGAGCAAATGACAGCTGAAGATGTTTCATTCCTACAGGTGAGAAGAAAGAACTTCAATCTTCATTCTACTGGAGAAACATACAAATCTATGATTGTCATTTTCAAACATTCAAgtgaaatgtaataaataatctgcatttgtgtgtttttacagGACTTTAAGAGCACAATGAAGAGGTTTGTATTGTGTTTGCTGTTTCTCTCAAAGATTGTGAATCTAAACTCACAGCAGAATCTTAGACTCCTGAATGTTCTTCCAGAGTTCAGGGTAGAACATCAGATCCAGAGAAGATCTCAGGAATGATGATCAATGTAGCAAAACATCTCAGCAACCTGAAGTTTACTGTCATAAAGAAGATGAAAGAGAATGTTGAATACAGTAAGTACAAAACACAACACTGACTTCAGCTTTACTCTCATAATCAGCATTgagtacacaccaaatgcgaagcatcacgttcctcgctctagattatttgcaggatttaactttgtgttgtGCAAATATTTTGCTtgagtttaatattttgcttgagtttaatattttcaacttgcgcaaagATCCGTTTGAGACTGATAGCGCATTTTCGTGGCCGCCCAATAGGCGTCATTTGCATGGCCAAACTCAAgttctttgcattgactttgtatgtaatctactcatgcAAATCAATGAAATCGCATTTGATGTGTACACCCCATTATAATTCTAAGATTCTATCTGCATTCTGAGTAGTTTTGAGATATTGAGATTTGAAGTTTTTGCATTCCATATAGAAAAACTGATATGCAGGGACGTGCACAAgagggttgctcaggttgcccagacaactgcccatatgcccttttcgtcaaaatgtacttttactttgttaCACTGGGAGGTGTTCCTTCGTtcctgtattttaattaattaagaaatgtgtattttatttttaaaatgccgtCTCGTGTTTCTGGGACATTCGtgaattaatgactcgtttgagtcgattccttactTAGTATTGCAAATAAATTAGTCTTTTGAGTCGTTTCTTTAAAAAGCAAATGGGCCAAACGTTTTGAATTGTTTCTCGAATCAGTTTGAttgaattgttcagatcgctgcaaaaactgAATTGTCTGATGCGGTTTTACTCGTAGCCTATGTAGAAACATGGAGAACATAAAAAATGTTGGATGACGTGAATACTTATTTActaatcttttaactaaaagcaaaacttcacacatgtacccgccacCTTTGGAGAAACCTATCAGTGACTTGATAGGATATTGATAGGGATATTGATTTAGGGATATTCGTGACTCAAGTTACGTTTTTCTGtgttattattagtagtagttaAGGTGATTAAGTGCTGTATTTCAGTGTTTTACttctttgtgtatatatattttaataaagaccctgttattctcagtccttcatatagccggtgagtttttttttttttttttggagggtGCCCTTTattaggtcagagcaactgcccctcaAGATTCTTGTGCACGTCCCTGCTGATATGggaaagaaaataaattaaGGTCGACTGCAGGCAGAACcttcttattaaaaaaaaacactttctgCTTGGAATTATaatgttctaccttgcacaacattcattaaatcaataattttcaaaaaaaacaacatcatAATTTGGTTTTAAAACATACAACTTGTATTTTGTACAATTTTTAAGACTAAAAACTACAAATAAAGTGTTTCAGCAAAGTTGTTTCAATATATCAAACATTGCATCAATTCAGGCATGCCAAGTCAGTCAAGCTTGCATCAGCTGACAGTCAGCTGTTCTTGATGTACCAATACAGATTTGTCATTCATCATTTATTCAACAGATTTCCATTCATTTTTCCACCACTCTATTGCTAGCTGCATGCTGAATTTTTACATTCCCTTCAAACCCTAACTCCACTTTTACCTGCTGATCTGTATATTAAGCTGATCTGTTTTGTAATGGTTTTAGTGTAAACTGAAAGTTTAATAAATACAAGAACACAGTAGTACAACAATGACATGACTGGAAAAAAGCAAATTTACTACAAAACCCGAATCCATGATGTTCagatgtcacaaacacacttttTGATTTATCATATAATGCTgcaaatgttattaaaatacatagttacatttaattttgtgtaatattaaactgtatcCGGGTaaccgtgtgttattagttttgagtgaTAGTTATCTGAAAAGAACTGACCAATCAGTATTTAACATTtaagagagccgtgtaataactaAGAATTATAGTCACATTTACAATTGTTATTATTCTGAAAtacgtcttgatgacgtattcAGTCTACAAATGCGTCCTCTGGAGGATGCAGCCGTCCAGTTTAGAAACAGCCTGATGTGTTTCCATTCTCTGCCCTGTTGTCACCGGGTGCGAAGCATTCCagtaacataataaataaagctgATTCTGTTTGGTCCTTGTGTGCATTCAAAGTGGTGATTGGCTCACACAGATAGAACCTTATAAAACCATGTTCAAGTTCGACTTTGTAgataaccttttttttttaataaaagtcctaaaatgtacacaacTTGAAAAAACATCACATCATTTAAATAAGTTGCCACAGAATAAGAAtatgaatatcttaattttgACAAAATGTCAGATAAAACCAATTAGCAATTTATCTTatgagtctctctctctctctctctctctctctctctctctctctctctctctctctctctctctctctctctttctctccagtTCCAGTGACTTTGGATCCAAACACTGCTCACTATAGTCTCCTTCTGTCTGATGATCTGAGCAGTGTGCGATACAGTAAAGATGCAGGGCTGCTTCCGGATAATCCAGAGAGATTTGATGTCTCTAAGTGTGTTTTGGGTTCAAAGAGCTTTAATTCAGGGATTCACTGCTGGGATGTTCAGGTTGGAGACAACACAGGCTGGGCTCTGGGTGTGATGACAGAATCtgcagagagaaaaaataaaatcttatCCAGTAGTGGATTTTGTTATGTGGTGTATTTCTCAGGTAAATACGCTGCAGTCAATACCAAATTGAAAACATCTCTTCATCTCTCAGTGAAAGTGAAACTAGAAAGAATCAGAGTTGAGTTGGATTGTGACAGAGGAAAACTGTCATTCTTTGATCCTCTcactaacacacacatacacacttttacacacacatttactgAAAGAGTTTATCCATGCTTTGGTGTTAAGTGTAATATTTCTCCCCTGGTGATCCTACCGGTAAAAGCAGCTTGAAAACTCTCGGGGATTTAATTGGAGATTATCTTGTTTATAAAGCACTACGAGTTGTGATGTTTTTTGgttttttgtttctttcttttgtcacattctttctgataCCATTTTCACAcattagttagtgtgtaatgttgctgttagagcataaataataccagtaaaatgataaagctcaaagttcactgccaggcgatatattttctttaacagaattcccctttcaaagcctacagtgatTGGCCTGTATGggctacagccctctacttctcTTCTAGCAGTATGAGCAGTGCAGatgattttgttgttgttttgttaaaAGGTGATATTAAATGCAGTCATGTTTAAAGAAACACATGGAGTTACAGACTGATAT
This window of the Paramisgurnus dabryanus chromosome 10, PD_genome_1.1, whole genome shotgun sequence genome carries:
- the LOC135718359 gene encoding E3 ubiquitin-protein ligase TRIM35-like; the protein is MSSKCFSEEDFSCPVCCDIFTNPVVLSCSHSICKDCIERFWESKGSKDCPVCRRRSTGDPPLNLILKNLCETFLQERSQLSSPVCHLHNEKLKLFCVDDQQPMALIYQKCVHQISSVHLAYTQNHGDFEIYGRWRTARSNPTPALEVVYAHFELVQKCAKTSQPQCCPVSEAAIDNKEKLKTALKHLKVKLRIFETFKQNLDQTAEHIKIQAGRAEKQIQEEFEKLHQLLHDEESVRLTALRQEDEQKSQMMKEKIEKMSSEISSLSHKIRVIEEQMTAEDVSFLQDFKSTMKRVQGRTSDPEKISGMMINVAKHLSNLKFTVIKKMKENVEYIPVTLDPNTAHYSLLLSDDLSSVRYSKDAGLLPDNPERFDVSKCVLGSKSFNSGIHCWDVQVGDNTGWALGVMTESAERKNKILSSSGFCYVVYFSGKYAAVNTKLKTSLHLSVKVKLERIRVELDCDRGKLSFFDPLTNTHIHTFTHTFTERVYPCFGVKCNISPLVILPVKAA